A stretch of DNA from Candidatus Pseudomonas phytovorans:
ACTGGTTGGCGCTGACCTGTGTCGCTTGCAACTCCAGGTCTGCACCCTGCAAGGCGGGCTTGGCAACCACGCGATATCCGCCTTGCTCGGGCTCGGCCTGCAGACCCAACGGGCTCAGCAGCCGATCCAGCCCTTCATCCACTGAAAAGTTGCCTTTCAAACCTTGGCTCTGGACGCCAGCCGTCAGTGACGAATCAATGCCGACCATCACGTTCGCCAGCTGCCCGAAAGCGCCCAGCACGCGATCAAGGCTGCCGGCAGGAATGTCATAGGTCTGACGTTGGGCGTGTTCCCGGTCGGGTACCGGGCTCGCGGCCATCACGCCATGGCTGGCGGTAGCCAGTGATAAACCGATGATGACGGTGCGCAAGGCGCTGGCGAGCGGAGTGACGCGGCTGAGCATAAAGACTGTCCTGTCGTGAAGGGTTGGGTGGGCGCTTTTTCAGCGTCTTACCTGCCTTGATGCTCGAAATGAAAAATACTGCCGACGCAGTGAAAAAATAATCCGTGGCTAGGCCGGTACGACCGTCGCCAGGTAACCAAACACCCGTTGCACTCGCACTGGCAGCACCTTGGCCAGCAAGTCGAGGCTGGCCTCCGGGCGATCCAGCGAGAACGACCCCGACACCTGCAAGCCGGCAATGGCCGGGTCGCAGCGCAGCACGCCACGCCGGTAGCGGTCGAGTTGTTCAAGCATGTCAACCAGGGGCATGCGCTCGGCGATCAGCAGGCCCTGAGTCCAGGCTTCGGCGGTTGATGGCACGCTTGCCGGCTGCCCGCTGCTGCGGCGGTCAAAGGTCAATTGCTGGCCGGTGCCAAGCGTGAAGCCGGCGCCCTGCAGCGGCTCGACCGACGCGCTGCCCGAAAGCAATTGCACCTCGGTTCCCTGCTGGCGAGGCAGGCCATGGCTGATGATCAACCGCGACAAGGCGGTTGGCCGCACCCAGCCATCGGTGGTCTTTATCGCCATGGTGCCGCTTGTGCCAGCACTCAGCAGCAGCCTGCCCAGACTCAATGTCAGGTCGGAGCCGCGAATATCCACCGCTGTACGCGTATCCAACTGCAACCCGCCCGCATCAGCCAGGCGTATATGCCGGCGCTCGCCCGTGTCGGTACGGTAATCGCTGAACAGTTCCGGCAGCAGCATCCGCTCGCGCACGCTCAAGCCAAGGGCGGTGGCCACACTCAGGCCAGCGAAGCCTTTGAGCAAAGTGCGCCGCGACGGAACACTGCGGGCCTGCAGCAATAGCCGGGCACTGGGCGCCGACAGCGCGTGGGTGTTGCGGCGCATATCGCTACCGATCCCGACCAGTCGCTGCCAGGCCAGCTCATGCTGGGGGTTTTCATCACGCCACTGTTGGCAGGCCTGCTGATCCGCCTCACTGCTGGTACCCGATTGCAGCGCGACCATCCAGCTCAAGGCCTGATCCAGTACGCACTCATTCAAAGACTGATCGCAGACGGTCTGGGTGCGCGTCATGTGGCGTACACCGCCAGGTAGCAATGGCGATAGGCTTTGAGCATGGCTTTTTGCACCACATTCACACTGAGGTCCATACGCGCTGCGATTTGCGGATAGGTCAAACCATCGAGCTGCGACAACAGGAAAATTTCCCGCACCCTGCTCCCCAAACCGTCCAGCACCTGGCCCACCGCATCCAGTGCTTCCAGCACCAGCAAGCGGGTTTCCGGTGAGGGCATGTGGTCCGGTTCGAGGGTCATCAGCGACTGCTCATACGCCCGCTCCAGCGCCTGGCGGCGAAAATACTGCCCGCACAAACGGCTGGCAACCGTCGTGAGAAAGGCTCGCGGCTCGCGAAAAATCGGTACGCTGCCGCTACTGAGGATGCGCACGAACGTATCCTGCGCCAGGTCCAGGGCCAGTTCCTGCCCACCCAGCTTGCGCCGCAGCAACTGCACGACCCAATCGTGGTGCTGGGCGTAGAGTTCGCCCACAACATGATGGGCAGAGTTGGATGGGATCATCGGCGTAGTATCCAGGGGACAGCTCAGGAAAGTCGCATATAGTAATACTTCTCATTACCGGATGGCTAAAAATTCTCTCATCAATCGATAGGGTCATTCCCTCTTCATTGGCCGATTCTCGCCATACCATGTGGTCAGAGTCCTCATCGTCGGACCAAGCCCCCGCTCGTCAACCCACCTGAACCCTCTCCCCCGTGCGCCGGTCGCTAGTAGTGGGTGCACGAACGTAAGGGATCCCTCGTGAGTGAAATTTGCATCGATACCTCCGGTTACATCATCGACAAAGTGACCGCCGTGCACCGCCTGACGGTGCTCACCCTCAACGTGCACAAAGGCTTCACACCGTTAAACCGCCGCTTCATCCTGCCGGAGCTGCGCGAGGCGGTACGTGCTACGGGTGCAGATCTGGTGTTCTTGCAGGAGGTGCATGGCAGCCACCAACGGCATGCCGAGCGCCACTCCCGCTGGCCACAGACGCCGCAATACGAATTTCTCGCTGATAGCATATGGCCGCAGTTCGCCTACGGGCTCAATGCGGTCTACCCCCATGGCGACCATGGCAACGCGCTCTTGTCGAAATTTCCGATCCGCGCGTACGACAACCTGGACGTCTCGGTCCAGGGCGACGAGGAGCGTGGTTTGCTGCACTGCCAGCTCGAAGTGCCGGGCCATGAACAGGTGCATGCCATCTGCGTACACCTGGGCCTGCGCGAGCACCATCGCCAGCGTCAGGTCGGCCTGCTCATGGCATTGCTGGAGAGCCTGCCGCCGGAGGAGCCGGTCATCGTCGCCGGTGACTTCAACGACTGGCGCCTCAAAGCCGATGCCCGGCTTTCGGGGCATCTGATCGAAGCCTTCGGCAAACCGGCGCGCAGTTTCCCGGCGCGCCTGCCCCTGCTGCGCCTGGACCGCATCTACCTGCGCAATGCGCAAAGCCGCGAGGCGCGGGTGTTGTCCAGCTACCCCTGGTCGCACCTCTCCGACCATGCCCCGCTGGTAGCCGAGGTGACGCTATGAAGCAAACCTGGAGCGACGGCAACCGTGTCGAGCTGCTGATCAATGGCGAGCAGTACTACCCACGCGTGTTCGAGGCCATGGCCCAGGCGCGCGAGGAAATCCTGCTGGAAACCTTCATCATTTACGACGACAAGGTCGGCCAGCGCTTGCGCCAGACACTGATCGAAGCCGTACAACGTGGCGTACGTGTCGAAGTGGCGGTCGATGGCTACGGTACCGCAGACCTGCCCGAGGATTTCATCTCATCCATGACCGCAGCCGGCGTGCGCTTTCACGCATTCGACCCGCAGCCACGGCTGGCCGGCATGCGTACCAACCTGTTCCGCCGCCTGCACCGCAAGATCGTGGTGATCGACGGGCAACGCGCATTCATCGGAGGCATCAACTACAGCGCCGACCACCTCGGCGACTTCGGCCCCCAGGCCAAGCAGGATTATGCAGTGGAGGTTGTCGGCCCCGTGGTTGCCCAGGTGCACACTTCCAGCTGCAGGATGCTCGCGCCGGTACTGGAGAGCATCAGCCAGGTTGAGCGCAGCAACGCCGCTACCGGCCCGGTCAGCGCCATGCTGGTAGAGCGGGACAACCGCCACCATCGCAATGATATCGAGGTCTGTTACCTGCAAGCCTTCCGCCAGGCCAGGCAGCGTATCGTGGTCGCCAACGCCTACTTCTTCCCAGGCTACCGCCTACTGCGCGAACTGCGCAACGCTGCCCGGCGCGGGGTCGAAGTGACCCTGATCCTTCAGGGGCAACCGGACATGCGCTGGGTGCGCGCCCTGTCGCGCCTGCTCTACAACTACCTGCTGCGCGACCACGTACACATTCACGAGTACTGCAAGCGCCCGCTCCACGGCAAGGTGGCGTTGGTGGACGACGACTGGTCTACCGTGGGCTCAAGCAACCTCGACCCGCTGAGCCTGTCGTTCAACCTGGAAGCCAATCTGGTAATCCGTGACCGCGCATTCAACCATGGCCTGTACCAACACTTGAGCGAACTGAGCCGGGAGCACTGCAAAACCGTGACCCTGGAACGCGCAGTGCGCGGCTACTGGTGGCGAGCACCGTTGATCTTCCTGGGTTTTCACATCACCCGATATTTTCCGCGCATCGCCGGCTGGTTCCCTGCACACCGGCAACGCTTGCAGTCGCTGCAAGCGCATAGCGAAGTCCCGGTCGACTACCACGAGGGCCAGACCTGATGGCCAATCCTCGCTGGAAGACCTGGGGCAAACGCCTGCTGCCCGTGCTGTTCCTGATACTGATTCCAGTGCTGCTGTTCACCCTGGCGCGTAATCTGGACTGGAACGAGGTGCGCCAGTCGCTGCTGGCATACCGGCCCTCGACCCTTGTCCTTGGCCTGCTGCTGGCCATGTGCAGCTACCTGGTATTCGCCAGCTATGACCTGCTCGCCCGTGCCTATACCGGCCACCGCCTGCCGGCGCGCCAGGTGCTGCCGGTGGCATTCGTGTGCTATGCATTCAACCTCAGCTTTACCACCTGGGTGGGCGGTGTCGCCCTGCGCTACCGACTGTATGGCAGGCTTGGGCTGGATAACGCGACCATCACCCGCATCCTCACCTTGGGCCTGTTGACCAACTGGATGGGCTACCTGCTGCTGGCCGGCACGGTGTTCATGCTGGGCATGGTCAAACTGCCGGAGAGCTGGGCAGTGGGTTCAGGCGGCCTGCGCCTGATCGGCATGCTGATGGTGGCGAGCGCGTTGGCCTACCTGCTTGCCTGCGCCTTCGCCAAACGGCGCACGTGGAACCTGCGGGGGCATGAGGTAACCCTGCCGAGCCTGCGCCTGGCGCTGTGCCAGGTGGCGCTGGGGGCAAGCAACTGGGCGCTGATGGCGGCGCTTATCCACCTGTTGCTGCCCCCGGAGTTGAAGTATCCCTCGGTCCTGGGCGTGTTGCTGATCAGTTGCGTGGCAGGCGTGGTGGCGCATATTCCCGCCGGCCTTGGCGTGCTGGAAACCGTTTTCCTCGCCCTGCTCCACGGCCAGCTCGGCCAGGGCACCCTGATTGCCGCGCTGCTGGGTTATCGGACCTTGTACTACCTGATACCGCTGCTGTTGGCAGTGGTCACCTACCTGGTGCTCGAAAAACGGGCCAAGGCTTTACGGCAACAGGCCGGGCTGGCATCCAGCAAGCGCTGACGACGCGGCGGGGCTCAGCGAATCTTGTAGGTGAAGGTATTTTTGACATTGGCCACCGCCACTGCCTGCCCATTCACCACCCGAGGCTGGTACCGGAAGCGCTTCGCCGCCGCCAGCGACGGCTTGATGAACAAGGGATGGCACTGGCCGACCACCTGCGGATCGCTGACCTGTCCTTGCGGTGTGACCGTGTAGGCCACCGTGCATTCCCCCTCGATATTGCGATCCAGGGCCCGCTGTGGGTAGTCGGGTGCTTCCTTGGCGACGGGCAGATACTGCCGGCTGGCCGCCTCGGCTGCCGCACGGGCTTGGGCAGCAGCCTCTCGCGCCTGGTGCTGGCGGGCCTGCTCCTGTTGTGCAAGTTGCTGCTCGCGCCGCTCCACCGCTTCGCGCTGCTGGCGAGCTTGTTCCTGGTCCTGGCGCTGCTGTTGATCGCGCTTCTGCTGGTCGCGCTTCTCTTGCTGCACACGCTTGAGTGCCAATGCTGCCTGATCCACGACCGGTACCTGAGCCTTCGGTGTCGGCACCGAAGGTTTCTTGATCACAGGCTCGGGCGCAGGTGCTGGCGGCTCCGGCACCGCAACGGGTGCCGGCAAGTTCACCAGTTGGGTGTGGATCACGGCCGCCTGTACAGGTTGTAGCGCTGACGTATGCGACAGGTTGAACAGCAGGTAGACCACCCCCGCATGCAATGCCAACGCCACGCCAAACGCCATACCGTGGTCGCGCCAGCTGGCAGGGCCAAAAGTCAGGTTGATCATGGTCACGGCGCCTCGGTGATCAGGCCCAGCCGGCTGACACCGCCGCGTTGCAGCTCGGCGATGCCGGCCACCACTGCGGCATATTCGGTGTTGCGGTCGGCACGCAGGTACACCTGGGTCTGCGGGTCCTGGGCGACGATGGCTGCGATCTTGTCGCGCATCTGCGCGGTGTCGACGGCACTGTCGGTCTGGCTGCTGGTGTCGACCTCACTGCCCAGGTTCCAGTAATAGCTGCCGTCGGCCTTCACCGAGAGCGTGACAATCCGCTGCTGGCTGGGTGCCGGCAATGCCTCGGCGGCCACCTTGGGCAGCTCGATCTGCACGCCCTGCACCAGCATCGGTGCGGTGACCATGAAGATCACCAGCAGTACCAGCATCACATCGATGTACGGCACCACGTTCATTTCGGCCTTCAGGCCATGTTTGCGCACGGGTCTGGCGAGCATCGCATGTTCCTCCTCAGGCCACTGCCGCCAGGCTGCTGGCCTGGCCTTGCAAACGCCGTTGCAGGCGGCCTTGCAGTTCGTTGCCGAAGGCGTAGTAGCGGCTGATCAACGTCTGGCTGCGCGCCGAGTAACGGTTATAGGCCATCACTGCCGGAATCGCCGCAAACAGGCCTATGGCCGTGGCGATCAGCGCTTCGGCAATACCGGGGGCCACCGTCGACAGGGTCGCCTGCTGCACCTGAGACAACCCCAGGAACGAATTCATGATGCCCCACACGGTGCCGAACAGGCCGATGTAGGGGCTGACCGAGCCGACCGTGGCAAGGAACGGCAGGCCCTGCTCCAGGCGCTCCTCCTGCTCGGCGATGGCCACCAGCAGGCTGCGCTCGACGCCTTCGAGCACGCTGTCGGGCTGCTGGCCAGGTTGCAGCTGCTGGAACGCCTGGTAGCCGGAGATGAAAAGCTGCTGCAGCCCGGCATCAACGTCAGGCTGTTGCGCCTTGATGCCCTGATACAACTGGCCGACTTCGCTTTCCCGGAACTGCTTGAGAAACGCCCTGCTGTGCGCTTCGCTACGGCGCAGGCGGCTGCCGCGCTGAATGATCAGGTACCAGCTGAGCAGCGAGGCCAAAGCCAGGCACAGCATGACGGCCTGGACCACCAGGCTGGCTTCGCTGACCAGGCCCCAGACGGTAGTGTGTTCGAGCGGAGTTGCGGTTTGCATGGGGGTGTCCTTTCAATGTGAGCCTTAGTCAAAGGCAATCAGGTTGCGGTGGCATGACAGGCAGCTGTTACTCCAGGCCCAAGGCTTCAGCCACCGCTGCCCACGGCACGTACTTGTAGTTCTGGTTGCCTTCGGGCATGCGCTTGCGACCGTCCTGCACGACCAGCAGGCCCTTGGCCCAGGGGCCGCCGAGGTTGGCAGAGGTCACTTCGAGGCCGTCGGTCTCCGAGGCGCCATCGATACCGCGCTGTGCATCCAGGCCGACCTGGAAGCTGCCACGCACCCGGTACGGTGGTTTGGCGTCTACCACTACGTAGCTGTCGTTGCCCTGGCTGGAGATCACCAGGTAATCGCCGCCCTTGCCGTGGTACAGCGCCAGGCCTTCGATGTCGTCTTTGACCAGGCCGCCCACCCCGATTACTTTGTCCAGGCGAACCGGGCCGTCGCCACGGGCGTCCAGGGCCCAGACCG
This window harbors:
- a CDS encoding DUF4880 domain-containing protein, giving the protein MTRTQTVCDQSLNECVLDQALSWMVALQSGTSSEADQQACQQWRDENPQHELAWQRLVGIGSDMRRNTHALSAPSARLLLQARSVPSRRTLLKGFAGLSVATALGLSVRERMLLPELFSDYRTDTGERRHIRLADAGGLQLDTRTAVDIRGSDLTLSLGRLLLSAGTSGTMAIKTTDGWVRPTALSRLIISHGLPRQQGTEVQLLSGSASVEPLQGAGFTLGTGQQLTFDRRSSGQPASVPSTAEAWTQGLLIAERMPLVDMLEQLDRYRRGVLRCDPAIAGLQVSGSFSLDRPEASLDLLAKVLPVRVQRVFGYLATVVPA
- a CDS encoding sigma-70 family RNA polymerase sigma factor codes for the protein MIPSNSAHHVVGELYAQHHDWVVQLLRRKLGGQELALDLAQDTFVRILSSGSVPIFREPRAFLTTVASRLCGQYFRRQALERAYEQSLMTLEPDHMPSPETRLLVLEALDAVGQVLDGLGSRVREIFLLSQLDGLTYPQIAARMDLSVNVVQKAMLKAYRHCYLAVYAT
- a CDS encoding endonuclease/exonuclease/phosphatase family protein, which codes for MCIDTSGYIIDKVTAVHRLTVLTLNVHKGFTPLNRRFILPELREAVRATGADLVFLQEVHGSHQRHAERHSRWPQTPQYEFLADSIWPQFAYGLNAVYPHGDHGNALLSKFPIRAYDNLDVSVQGDEERGLLHCQLEVPGHEQVHAICVHLGLREHHRQRQVGLLMALLESLPPEEPVIVAGDFNDWRLKADARLSGHLIEAFGKPARSFPARLPLLRLDRIYLRNAQSREARVLSSYPWSHLSDHAPLVAEVTL
- the clsB gene encoding cardiolipin synthase ClsB, producing MKQTWSDGNRVELLINGEQYYPRVFEAMAQAREEILLETFIIYDDKVGQRLRQTLIEAVQRGVRVEVAVDGYGTADLPEDFISSMTAAGVRFHAFDPQPRLAGMRTNLFRRLHRKIVVIDGQRAFIGGINYSADHLGDFGPQAKQDYAVEVVGPVVAQVHTSSCRMLAPVLESISQVERSNAATGPVSAMLVERDNRHHRNDIEVCYLQAFRQARQRIVVANAYFFPGYRLLRELRNAARRGVEVTLILQGQPDMRWVRALSRLLYNYLLRDHVHIHEYCKRPLHGKVALVDDDWSTVGSSNLDPLSLSFNLEANLVIRDRAFNHGLYQHLSELSREHCKTVTLERAVRGYWWRAPLIFLGFHITRYFPRIAGWFPAHRQRLQSLQAHSEVPVDYHEGQT
- a CDS encoding lysylphosphatidylglycerol synthase domain-containing protein, which produces MANPRWKTWGKRLLPVLFLILIPVLLFTLARNLDWNEVRQSLLAYRPSTLVLGLLLAMCSYLVFASYDLLARAYTGHRLPARQVLPVAFVCYAFNLSFTTWVGGVALRYRLYGRLGLDNATITRILTLGLLTNWMGYLLLAGTVFMLGMVKLPESWAVGSGGLRLIGMLMVASALAYLLACAFAKRRTWNLRGHEVTLPSLRLALCQVALGASNWALMAALIHLLLPPELKYPSVLGVLLISCVAGVVAHIPAGLGVLETVFLALLHGQLGQGTLIAALLGYRTLYYLIPLLLAVVTYLVLEKRAKALRQQAGLASSKR
- a CDS encoding energy transducer TonB gives rise to the protein MINLTFGPASWRDHGMAFGVALALHAGVVYLLFNLSHTSALQPVQAAVIHTQLVNLPAPVAVPEPPAPAPEPVIKKPSVPTPKAQVPVVDQAALALKRVQQEKRDQQKRDQQQRQDQEQARQQREAVERREQQLAQQEQARQHQAREAAAQARAAAEAASRQYLPVAKEAPDYPQRALDRNIEGECTVAYTVTPQGQVSDPQVVGQCHPLFIKPSLAAAKRFRYQPRVVNGQAVAVANVKNTFTYKIR
- the tolR gene encoding protein TolR, whose translation is MLARPVRKHGLKAEMNVVPYIDVMLVLLVIFMVTAPMLVQGVQIELPKVAAEALPAPSQQRIVTLSVKADGSYYWNLGSEVDTSSQTDSAVDTAQMRDKIAAIVAQDPQTQVYLRADRNTEYAAVVAGIAELQRGGVSRLGLITEAP
- the tolQ gene encoding protein TolQ, with protein sequence MQTATPLEHTTVWGLVSEASLVVQAVMLCLALASLLSWYLIIQRGSRLRRSEAHSRAFLKQFRESEVGQLYQGIKAQQPDVDAGLQQLFISGYQAFQQLQPGQQPDSVLEGVERSLLVAIAEQEERLEQGLPFLATVGSVSPYIGLFGTVWGIMNSFLGLSQVQQATLSTVAPGIAEALIATAIGLFAAIPAVMAYNRYSARSQTLISRYYAFGNELQGRLQRRLQGQASSLAAVA